One Candidatus Hinthialibacter antarcticus genomic window, CGAGGGGCTTGGCGCGAATTCGATCTGGCGTACGTTGGAATCGCTTAAACCCGAGCGTCTCGATCACGGCGTACGCGCCCATGAGGATGAAAAGTTAGTCGCCTATCTCGCGGAAAATAAAATCCCGTTGAATTTATGTTTGACCAGCAATGTCATGCTAGGCGTCGTTACGAATATTGAAAATCACCCCTTCAAACAATACGATCAACGCGGCATTCCAGTAAATCTTAGCACGGACGATCCGCCGTTTTTCCGTACCACGCTTAATGACGAATTTGCCAACCTGGTGCAATATCATGGATACAAGACAAACGAGTTTCCACGTTTAATTCAAAACGCGTTACAAGCATCTTTCTTAGATGATGATTCAAAACAAAAACTCAGCGCTGAGATAACCCGCGAGACCGATGCGCTGGCGCAGTCGCCTTCCACTGTTTCGGAACCCGCATCGGTTCGTTCGGGCCGGTAATCGTTCGCGTGTTATATTCCAACAAGTATTCAAGATTCTCCGCCGTGAGCGGGTAACTCTTGTCGTCTCCGTATGGATAGCCGCCCATCTCCTTAAACGGCAATGGCTCGACGGTGACGCTGTGCGCAGTGCTGATGTCGGCGTCTTTCACCCAACCATGCAAGTGCAAAAAGTAAGTCAGGTTCGCGGCTTTTTGTTGATTGCTCGCGTCAAACGTCGCGGCAACCTCATCGCCCGGCGCCATGATAACGTAATGGTCGTCGAAATCGGTCAGCAATGAATGCACGTCGCCGAAGCGGGTGTAGTCGCCGACGTTGAAACTCCAACGCTGATTGTCATTGCGCTGACTATAGTCGTACCAATGCGGCCCGACGCCCGCGAGGTCATACATGCGCGAGTAGCCGCCAAAACGAAAGTCGGCGGAGGTCATCTCATGTGTGATGATCTTGAAGCCTTCTGTGATCGGCGCGGGATCAACCCAGATGCGGTCCCAATGCACCATCAGAGTCGAGACGATTCGGACCGTATGATCATTTGTTTTGAACAAGCCGCTCAAATCCAGCGGGACGGTCTTTAATTTGCCCGCAGGGAAGCCCATCGGATTTTTGACCGTTTCCCATTCGCCGCTTTCATTTTTGACTTGCAAGTAGGGCATGACAAAATCGAGCGATGGGTTCTGTTCCAACGAACGCGCCACGCTGGAATTGGGCCAGTCAACGTAGCCGGTCATAAATAATAGGACTGGCTGCGTTTCGTCAAAATCTCCCAAGTCGATCTCGAACCAGTATTCATGATCGACGCCTTCAAAGTGTGTGTCTAAATTAAATGGACGCGGATAACGGTTGTCATTTTCTTTCACTAAATCCGTTACGTCATTGCCGAAATTGTCCACCATGCGTGCGATGAGGCGCGCCTGTTTCGACATGCCGTAGAGTTTGAATTTAGGAAACGGCGGCAGAGTAAAACTCTCGTTGACATGAATCTCAATCGCGTCTGGATGCGAAGCGGACAGCAGTTCGAGGCGGTCCAGATAAGTGATCTCGCGCAGTTCTTCCGAAGCGCGAACGTGATATTCGCCGTCGAGTGGTTTCATCTGGTCGCCGCGTATGCGGATGTATTCCTCCGGGCGCGGCGGGAAGAATCCTCCGCCGACGTATAGGCCAAGCGGCCCAGTGGAAAGCGCATCGCTGATGAAGTCAAACTTCTCGCCGTCCCAGGTATAGATAAACGGACACGAACCCGCATAACCAGGCTTCTCCGAGACGTTCAAGATCGCAGGAGACGCGGCGGCGGTATGAATTTCATTTTGGAAAATGCCGTTGGGCCAGGTGATTCGCAGCACGTCGACTTGGTCGCGGTTGCCGACGCCGATATGCGTGACGGGTTCTTGAATTTCACGATAGGCGCGAAACAGGCCGTCTTTGATCTGAATCTTGGCGCCGTAACCGAATGAAGTGTTTTTCTCCCCATTCACTTTCACCAGAATGGATTTGTTGCTCTCTTTCAAATCATTTTCGTATGGAAGCAAATAACCGTCGTCATAGTTGACCAGCAAATCCAAATCGCCGTCCCAGTCGATGTCAGCGGGGATGGCTGAATGGACGCTTTGATTGGTGCGTTGGTTTGTGAAAATAGATTTAGTCAAAATGGAATTTTGGGGCGAGTGTATAATGGTAAGCGCCGCGCGGTCATTGCCTTTTCGTTCATGCAACACATCAAGAAGCCCATCGTTATTAAAATCACACACAGACAACGGGCTGTATCCAGGCGTTTCAATTAACGGAATTTCAATTTCACCCTCTTGATTGACACGAAATAGCTGCTCATTCATCCAAGCATTGAAAACAACCAGTTGCTTTGAATTATTTGATTCAAAACTAAAGCATCGAATATAGGGCGTCGTATCGAGATTGGAAACTAGCGGCTTGTCTTCAACTAATTTAAAGCGCACTTCTCTTAGATTATCAAAGACGCGTACGTTTCCATCTGATGTGAGCTGAAAGATATCCAAATCGTTATCGAAATCATAATCAGAGGTAGTAATTGAATAGCTGTTTCCTAATTGCAATCCATCAATGGTTTCTGTCACATTTTTAAATGAACCGTCGCTGTTGTTTTGAAGAATTAAGTCGCCTTCGTTTGGCCTTGCGAGAAAAAGATCAAGGTCGCCTTCGTGGTCAAAGTCTGTCCAACAGGCGTCATTTACGCCGTCCGTTTCAGCAGTGAAAAGGTTATCCAATAAATCGTATCCGCTTCCATTGTTCTTAAACAAAACGACTTTATCTGGCGAGATGAAAAGCAGATCAAGTTGTTTGTCGTTATCAAAATCAGCGGGATAGCATTTGTCGTACGCAACTTCGCCAATCAGTTTCTGTGAGATGATTTCTGCATTCTTGTCTATGCGAACGATATGAGTTTTCTCTTCGCTGGTGATGACGAGATCAGTCTGTTTGGCTTCGAGGTCAGGCAATGACGCCAATACGCGAGTAGAGGAAACGTCTAGTTTTTTCTTCAATGCGTTTGACCAGTCAGTGTTGATTGTAAACTCTGAGGATGTCTTACTGCTGGTTGGTGTTTCTGATGGTTGCTTTGTGATTTCATATTCCAGCGGGCCGAAGAATATACCTTCATCAACGGCGTCGGGAGGGCGCTGCGCTTCGTTTTTTTTGTATTCCTGAAATTGCTTTTGTAACTCGCGGCTGCGGTCGCGTTGACCGTTACGCGCAGCAAACAGCATGAGTTGATAAATTGCGCTGGTATGCGCCGGGTCGAGTGTAAGCGTCTTCTCAAACCAGGGGATGGCTTCCTGATTGCGGCCCAGATTCACCAGCGATAAGCCGAGGTTATAAAACAACGCCGCATCTTCTGCGTTATTCTTTGCAATCTCCTCAAAGCAGGGCAGAGCGTCTTTGAAGTTGCCCTGTGTTTTATAAATGAGTCCCAGGTTGTAGCGAGCGACGGTGTTATCGGGTTCGAGTTCAAGAGCGCGCTTAAGGGAGATGATTCCATCATCAAAGCGTTCGGCGTGGTAATAAGACTTGCC contains:
- a CDS encoding tetratricopeptide repeat protein — encoded protein: MKSVIWGIVLLIFVAVSGVCQQDETLERSRALGLAYMEEDDFPNAVEYFEQAVKLAPDSAKDAANLGKSYYHAERFDDGIISLKRALELEPDNTVARYNLGLIYKTQGNFKDALPCFEEIAKNNAEDAALFYNLGLSLVNLGRNQEAIPWFEKTLTLDPAHTSAIYQLMLFAARNGQRDRSRELQKQFQEYKKNEAQRPPDAVDEGIFFGPLEYEITKQPSETPTSSKTSSEFTINTDWSNALKKKLDVSSTRVLASLPDLEAKQTDLVITSEEKTHIVRIDKNAEIISQKLIGEVAYDKCYPADFDNDKQLDLLFISPDKVVLFKNNGSGYDLLDNLFTAETDGVNDACWTDFDHEGDLDLFLARPNEGDLILQNNSDGSFKNVTETIDGLQLGNSYSITTSDYDFDNDLDIFQLTSDGNVRVFDNLREVRFKLVEDKPLVSNLDTTPYIRCFSFESNNSKQLVVFNAWMNEQLFRVNQEGEIEIPLIETPGYSPLSVCDFNNDGLLDVLHERKGNDRAALTIIHSPQNSILTKSIFTNQRTNQSVHSAIPADIDWDGDLDLLVNYDDGYLLPYENDLKESNKSILVKVNGEKNTSFGYGAKIQIKDGLFRAYREIQEPVTHIGVGNRDQVDVLRITWPNGIFQNEIHTAAASPAILNVSEKPGYAGSCPFIYTWDGEKFDFISDALSTGPLGLYVGGGFFPPRPEEYIRIRGDQMKPLDGEYHVRASEELREITYLDRLELLSASHPDAIEIHVNESFTLPPFPKFKLYGMSKQARLIARMVDNFGNDVTDLVKENDNRYPRPFNLDTHFEGVDHEYWFEIDLGDFDETQPVLLFMTGYVDWPNSSVARSLEQNPSLDFVMPYLQVKNESGEWETVKNPMGFPAGKLKTVPLDLSGLFKTNDHTVRIVSTLMVHWDRIWVDPAPITEGFKIITHEMTSADFRFGGYSRMYDLAGVGPHWYDYSQRNDNQRWSFNVGDYTRFGDVHSLLTDFDDHYVIMAPGDEVAATFDASNQQKAANLTYFLHLHGWVKDADISTAHSVTVEPLPFKEMGGYPYGDDKSYPLTAENLEYLLEYNTRTITGPNEPMRVPKQWKATAPAHRSRGLSQR